In Anoplopoma fimbria isolate UVic2021 breed Golden Eagle Sablefish chromosome 12, Afim_UVic_2022, whole genome shotgun sequence, one DNA window encodes the following:
- the ormdl2 gene encoding ORM1-like protein 2 produces the protein MNVGVAHSEVNPNTRVMNSRGIWLTYLLLTVVLHIVLLSIPFFTVPLVWTLTNVIHNLVMYLFLHTVKGTPFETPDQGKARLLTHWEQMDYGVQFTSSRKFLTISPIVLYILASFYTKYDATHFLINTSSLLSVLLPKLPQFHGVRIFGINKY, from the exons ATGAATGTGGGCGTAGCTCACAGCGAGGTGAACCCCAACACGAGGGTGATGAACAGCAGAGGGATATGGCTCACCTACCTGCTGCTGACCGTCGTGTTGCACATCGTCTTGCTCAGCATTCCCTTCTTCACTGTACCGCTCGTCTGGACTCTCACCAACGTCATCCACAACCTG GTGATGTACCTGTTTCTTCACACAGTGAAGGGCACTCCCTTTGAGACACCGGACCAAGGCAAAGCTCGTCTCCTCACACACTGGGAACAGATGGACTACGGTGTCCAGTTCACATCTTCGCGCAAATTCCTCACTATCTCACCAATTGTTCT GTATATTCTTGCCAGTTTCTACACAAAATATGATGCCACACATTTTCTCATCAACACAAGCTCCCTTCTCAGTGTCCTCCTCCCAAAGTTGCCTCAGTTTCACGGAGTACGGATATTTGGGATCAACAAATACTGA
- the pan2 gene encoding PAN2-PAN3 deadenylation complex catalytic subunit PAN2 isoform X1, with translation MMNFDGLDAGMGEYQSSLHGTLEAVMEPSMDPHLNPNLMQGVELDPEGLAVSGPEPVHLMEGMFSELHSAVSEGGIPVTATHFDLQEEMLWMGNHRGHVTSFFGPTMGRHSSFQASTSDDIRHIQSLETGVLFLSKCNLKCHTRGGLVMFDYPMDEGADMHSLLMTDNNTLLMGGLQNYAIELDLNTVQETQKFNVDVPGVAIMRQTGRFFFCGHTSGKITLRDLRSFKTEHEFDAFSGSLSDFDVHGNLLAACGFSSRGMNGLACDRFLMVYDLRMMRAVTPLQVHVDPLFLRFIPTYTSRLAIISQTGQCQFCEPTGLANMADIFHVNTVGQLLMSFDVSASKQALAFGDSGGCVHLWSDAPEVSFNDYSRETEFALPCLVDTLPQLDWNHDLLPLSIIPTPLTSTEHLLSDWSAAMATPSPRRAPPVDPEILRTMKTVGFIGYAANPRTRPRNQVPYKIKDVELDYDNYNQVPESPIGRDEEPHLYMVPKKYRKVTIKYSKLGLEDFDFKHYNRTLFAGLEPHIPNAYCNCMIQVLYFLEPIRCIVQNHLCQKEFCLACELGFLFHMLDLSRGDPCQASNFLRAFRTIPEASALGLILADSDEQTGKARLGRLIQSWNRFILTQLHQETQEQEGPQAYRGASSSSLGSSGESAIGKLFGCEVENSSLCRCGKETVRSSLSLLFTMHYPEQNSQEKTVKEYDFAEILKKSICLEQSTQAWCENCEKYQPTVQTRNIRCLPDVLVINCEVNSVKEAEFWKVQAEYAFNKAMQKEAMEPPKPKEPPPMPTEWCLDGEGICNMEGITFDTRAEDLRHVWIPLALKMCISKSQGLEISSWPEGEELSDAEEEEGASVYDLVVTVPHILDARTGGNLVAHIKVGETYHIRKEGVTHQQWYLFNDFLIEPIDKTEAAQFDVSWKVPGILYYAKRNHHTKYDLRIKNPIDASVLLTEASLARKQRKSHATFIPLMVSEMPQAGDLVGLDAEFVTLNQEEAELRSDGTKSTIKPSQMSVARITCVRGQGPNEGVPFIDDYISTQEQVVDYLTQYSGIKPGDLDAKISSKHLTTLKSTYLKLRFLIDTGVRFVGHGLQKDFRVINLLVLKDQVVDTVYLFHLPRKRMISLRFLAWYFLELSIQGETHDSIEDARTALQLYRKYLELSRGGGNDEVRKVLKGLYEKGRQLDWKVPESETGDGQGSPKSAAVFPSVMGL, from the exons ATGATGAACTTTGACGGTCTGGACGCGGGGATGGGTGAGTACCAGTCCAGCCTCCACGGGACCCTGGAAGCGGTGATGGAGCCCTCCATGGACCCCCACCTGAACCCCAACCTAATGCAGGGTGTGGAGCTGGACCCAGAGGGACTCGCCGTGTCAGGTCCCGAGCCTGTGCACCTCATGGAGGGGATGTTTTCTGAACTACACAGTGCAGTTTCAGAAGGTGGCATCCCAGTCACAGCGACGCATTTTGATCTCCAGGAGGAAATGCTATGGATGGGAAACCACAGA GGTCATGTCACCTCATTCTTTGGACCTACAATGGGCCGCCATTCCTCTTTCCAAGCGAGTACATCAGATGACATCCGACACATTCAGAGTTTGGAAACAGGCGTCCTGTTCCTTTCCAAGTGTAACCTCAAATGCCACACTCGCGGGGGCCTTGTTATGTTTGATTACCC GATGGATGAAGGAGCTGATATGCACAGTCTCCTCATGACTGATAACAACACCTTGCTCATGGGTGGGCTGCAAAACTATGCGATTGAACTTGACTTGAATACGGTTCAAGAAACCCAAAAG TTCAATGTTGATGTACCTGGAGTGGCAATTATGCGCCAAACCGGtcgtttcttcttctgtggtcaCACTTCTGGCAAG ATTACCCTTCGGGACTTGCGTAGCTTCAAAACAGAGCACGAGTTTGATGCGTTCTCTGGCAGCCTCTCAGATTTTGACGTGCATGGAAACCTTCTGGCTGCGTGTGGATTCTCCAGCCGAGGAATGAACGGGTTGGCATGCGACCGATTCCTCATGGTGTATGACCTTCGTATGATGCGAGCAGTAACCCCACTTCAGGTGCATGTGGACCCTCTGTTCTTGCGCTTCATTCCGACCTACACGTCACGCCTGGCGATCATCTCACAGACAG GTCAGTGCCAGTTCTGTGAGCCCACTGGTCTCGCCAATATGGCGGACATTTTTCACGTCAACACCGTGGGCCAGCTGCTCATGAGTTTTGATGTATCGGCCAGCAAACAAGCCCTGGCCTTCGGGGACTCGGGGGGATGTGTTCACCTGTGGTCTGACGCTCCAGAGGTTTCCTTTAATGACTACTCCCGGGAGACAGAGTTTGCTCTGCCTTGCCTTGTGGACACGCTGCCTCAGCTGGACTGGAACCACGATCTGCTGCCCCTCTCGATTATCCCCACGCCGCTGACCAGCACAGAGCATCTGCTGTCAGACTGGTCCGCTGCAATGGCTACACCCAGCCCCAG ACGAGCTCCTCCTGTGGACCCAGAAATCCTGCGCACCATGAAAACTGTTGGGTTCATTGGTTATGCAGCAAATCCTCGTACCCGCCCTCGGAACCAG GTTCCTTACAAAATTAAAGATGTGGAGCTTGATTATGATAATTACAACCAGGTCCCTGAATCACCAATTGGACGTGATGAAGAGCCACATCTCTACATGGTGCCGAAAAAGTACAGAAAG GTCACAATTAAATATTCTAAACTTGGACTGGAGGACTTTGACTTCAAACATTACAACAGAACCTTGTTTGCTGGTCTGGAGCCTCACATCCCCAATGCCTACTGCAACTGCATGATCCAG GTATTATATTTCTTGGAGCCAATCCGGTGTATAGTGCAAAATCATTTGTGCCAGAAGGAGTTTTGCTTGGCCTGTGAGCTTGGCTTCCTCTTCCACATGTTGGATTTGTCACGAGGAGATCCATGTCAG gCCAGTAACTTCCTCCGAGCGTTTCGTACCATCCCAGAAGCCTCAGCGCTCGGTCTGATCCTCGCAGACTCAGATGAGCAAACGGGGAAGGCCAGACTCGGTCGCTTAATCCAGAGCTGGAACCGCTTCATCCTCACCCAGCTCCACCAGGAGACGCAGGAGCAGGAGGGCCCACAGGCCTACAGGGGAGCCAGCAGCAG TTCTCTGGGTTCTTCTGGTGAGTCCGCCATCGGAAAACTCTTTGGATGTGAAGTTGAGAACAGCAGCCTGTGTCGCTGTGGCAAGGAGACGGTCCGCTCCTCCCTCTCGCTACTCTTCACCATGCATTACCCCGAACAGAACTCTCAAG aaaaaacagtaaaagaatATGACTTTGCTGAGATCTTGAAGAAAAGCATCTGTCTGGAGCAGAGCACTCAGGCGTGGTGTGAAAACTGTGAGAAGTATCAACCCACA GTTCAGACACGCAACATTCGATGTCTCCCAGATGTTCTGGTCATCAACTGTGAGGTAAACAGTGTTAAAGAGGCGGAATTCTGGAAGGTTCAGGCGGAG TACGCCTTCAATAAGGCCATGCAGAAAGAAGCAATGGAACCTCCAAAACCTAAAGAACCCCCGCCCATGCCCACCGAGTGGTGCTTGGA CGGGGAGGGCATTTGCAATATGGAGGGCATCACCTTCGACACGCGAGCAGAGGATCTGCGACACGTCTGGATCCCTCTGGCTCTCAAGATGTGCATCAGCAAAAGTCAGGGACTGGAGATCAGCAGCTggcctgaaggagaggag TTAAGTGatgctgaagaggaggagggcgCATCGGTCTACGACTTGGTGGTCACGGTGCCTCACATCCTGGACGCTCGCACAGGTGGAAACTTGGTTGCGCACATCAAAGTAGGAGAGACCTACCATATAAGAAAAGAG GGAGTCACACATCAGCAGTGGTACCTCTTCAATGATTTCCTAATTGAGCCAATTGACAAG aCTGAAGCTGCCCAGTTTGATGTGAGCTGGAAAGTGCCAGGCATTCTGTATTATGCCAAGAGGAACCACCACACCAAATACGACCTCCGCA TCAAAAATCCCATAGATGCCAGCGTGCTGCTGACGGAGGCCTCGTTGGCTCGGAAGCAGAGGAAGAGCCACGCCACTTTCATCCCCCTCATGGTCAGCGAGATGCCGCAGGCCGGAGACTTGGTGGGGCTGGACGCTGAGTTTGTCACACTCAACCAG GAAGAGGCGGAGCTTCGCAGTGACGGCACCAAGTCGACCATCAAGCCCAGTCAGATGTCCGTGGCCAGGATCACCTGTGTGAGGGGTCAGGGGCCCAACGAGGGGGTGCCCTTCATCGATGACTACATATCCACTCAGGAGCAG GTGGTCGACTATTTGACACAATATTCTGGCATCAAACCGGGAGACCTGGATGCAAAGATTTCCTCAAAGCATTTGACCACACTGAAGTCCACTTACCTAAAGCTGCGCTTCCTCATTGACACAGGAGTTCGCTTTGTTGGTCACGGCTTACAGAAGGACTTTCGGGTTATTAATTTACTG gTTCTGAAAGACCAAGTCGTTGACACCGTCTACCTGTTCCATTTACCCCGCAAAAGGATGATTTCTCTGAGATTTCTCGCCTGGTACTTTCTAG AACTCAGCATCCAGGGGGAAACCCACGACAGCATAGAGGATGCACGCACCGCTCTGCAGCTGTACAGGAAGTACCTGGAGCTGAGTCGCGGAGGGGGGAACGACGAAGTGAGGAAGGTCCTCAAGGGACTCTACGAAAAAGGTCGCCAGCTGGACTGGAAAGTCCCGGAATCGGAAACCGGAGATGGTCAAGGTAGCCCAAAAA GTGCTGctgtgtttccctctgtgatGGGGCTGTGA
- the pan2 gene encoding PAN2-PAN3 deadenylation complex catalytic subunit PAN2 isoform X2 produces the protein MMNFDGLDAGMGEYQSSLHGTLEAVMEPSMDPHLNPNLMQGVELDPEGLAVSGPEPVHLMEGMFSELHSAVSEGGIPVTATHFDLQEEMLWMGNHRGHVTSFFGPTMGRHSSFQASTSDDIRHIQSLETGVLFLSKCNLKCHTRGGLVMFDYPMDEGADMHSLLMTDNNTLLMGGLQNYAIELDLNTVQETQKFNVDVPGVAIMRQTGRFFFCGHTSGKITLRDLRSFKTEHEFDAFSGSLSDFDVHGNLLAACGFSSRGMNGLACDRFLMVYDLRMMRAVTPLQVHVDPLFLRFIPTYTSRLAIISQTGQCQFCEPTGLANMADIFHVNTVGQLLMSFDVSASKQALAFGDSGGCVHLWSDAPEVSFNDYSRETEFALPCLVDTLPQLDWNHDLLPLSIIPTPLTSTEHLLSDWSAAMATPSPRRAPPVDPEILRTMKTVGFIGYAANPRTRPRNQVPYKIKDVELDYDNYNQVPESPIGRDEEPHLYMVPKKYRKVTIKYSKLGLEDFDFKHYNRTLFAGLEPHIPNAYCNCMIQVLYFLEPIRCIVQNHLCQKEFCLACELGFLFHMLDLSRGDPCQASNFLRAFRTIPEASALGLILADSDEQTGKARLGRLIQSWNRFILTQLHQETQEQEGPQAYRGASSSSLGSSGESAIGKLFGCEVENSSLCRCGKETVRSSLSLLFTMHYPEQNSQEKTVKEYDFAEILKKSICLEQSTQAWCENCEKYQPTVQTRNIRCLPDVLVINCEVNSVKEAEFWKVQAEYAFNKAMQKEAMEPPKPKEPPPMPTEWCLDGEGICNMEGITFDTRAEDLRHVWIPLALKMCISKSQGLEISSWPEGEELSDAEEEEGASVYDLVVTVPHILDARTGGNLVAHIKVGETYHIRKEGVTHQQWYLFNDFLIEPIDKTEAAQFDVSWKVPGILYYAKRNHHTKYDLRIKNPIDASVLLTEASLARKQRKSHATFIPLMVSEMPQAGDLVGLDAEFVTLNQEEAELRSDGTKSTIKPSQMSVARITCVRGQGPNEGVPFIDDYISTQEQVVDYLTQYSGIKPGDLDAKISSKHLTTLKSTYLKLRFLIDTGVRFVGHGLQKDFRVINLLVLKDQVVDTVYLFHLPRKRMISLRFLAWYFLELSIQGETHDSIEDARTALQLYRKYLELSRGGGNDEVRKVLKGLYEKGRQLDWKVPESETGDGQGAAVFPSVMGL, from the exons ATGATGAACTTTGACGGTCTGGACGCGGGGATGGGTGAGTACCAGTCCAGCCTCCACGGGACCCTGGAAGCGGTGATGGAGCCCTCCATGGACCCCCACCTGAACCCCAACCTAATGCAGGGTGTGGAGCTGGACCCAGAGGGACTCGCCGTGTCAGGTCCCGAGCCTGTGCACCTCATGGAGGGGATGTTTTCTGAACTACACAGTGCAGTTTCAGAAGGTGGCATCCCAGTCACAGCGACGCATTTTGATCTCCAGGAGGAAATGCTATGGATGGGAAACCACAGA GGTCATGTCACCTCATTCTTTGGACCTACAATGGGCCGCCATTCCTCTTTCCAAGCGAGTACATCAGATGACATCCGACACATTCAGAGTTTGGAAACAGGCGTCCTGTTCCTTTCCAAGTGTAACCTCAAATGCCACACTCGCGGGGGCCTTGTTATGTTTGATTACCC GATGGATGAAGGAGCTGATATGCACAGTCTCCTCATGACTGATAACAACACCTTGCTCATGGGTGGGCTGCAAAACTATGCGATTGAACTTGACTTGAATACGGTTCAAGAAACCCAAAAG TTCAATGTTGATGTACCTGGAGTGGCAATTATGCGCCAAACCGGtcgtttcttcttctgtggtcaCACTTCTGGCAAG ATTACCCTTCGGGACTTGCGTAGCTTCAAAACAGAGCACGAGTTTGATGCGTTCTCTGGCAGCCTCTCAGATTTTGACGTGCATGGAAACCTTCTGGCTGCGTGTGGATTCTCCAGCCGAGGAATGAACGGGTTGGCATGCGACCGATTCCTCATGGTGTATGACCTTCGTATGATGCGAGCAGTAACCCCACTTCAGGTGCATGTGGACCCTCTGTTCTTGCGCTTCATTCCGACCTACACGTCACGCCTGGCGATCATCTCACAGACAG GTCAGTGCCAGTTCTGTGAGCCCACTGGTCTCGCCAATATGGCGGACATTTTTCACGTCAACACCGTGGGCCAGCTGCTCATGAGTTTTGATGTATCGGCCAGCAAACAAGCCCTGGCCTTCGGGGACTCGGGGGGATGTGTTCACCTGTGGTCTGACGCTCCAGAGGTTTCCTTTAATGACTACTCCCGGGAGACAGAGTTTGCTCTGCCTTGCCTTGTGGACACGCTGCCTCAGCTGGACTGGAACCACGATCTGCTGCCCCTCTCGATTATCCCCACGCCGCTGACCAGCACAGAGCATCTGCTGTCAGACTGGTCCGCTGCAATGGCTACACCCAGCCCCAG ACGAGCTCCTCCTGTGGACCCAGAAATCCTGCGCACCATGAAAACTGTTGGGTTCATTGGTTATGCAGCAAATCCTCGTACCCGCCCTCGGAACCAG GTTCCTTACAAAATTAAAGATGTGGAGCTTGATTATGATAATTACAACCAGGTCCCTGAATCACCAATTGGACGTGATGAAGAGCCACATCTCTACATGGTGCCGAAAAAGTACAGAAAG GTCACAATTAAATATTCTAAACTTGGACTGGAGGACTTTGACTTCAAACATTACAACAGAACCTTGTTTGCTGGTCTGGAGCCTCACATCCCCAATGCCTACTGCAACTGCATGATCCAG GTATTATATTTCTTGGAGCCAATCCGGTGTATAGTGCAAAATCATTTGTGCCAGAAGGAGTTTTGCTTGGCCTGTGAGCTTGGCTTCCTCTTCCACATGTTGGATTTGTCACGAGGAGATCCATGTCAG gCCAGTAACTTCCTCCGAGCGTTTCGTACCATCCCAGAAGCCTCAGCGCTCGGTCTGATCCTCGCAGACTCAGATGAGCAAACGGGGAAGGCCAGACTCGGTCGCTTAATCCAGAGCTGGAACCGCTTCATCCTCACCCAGCTCCACCAGGAGACGCAGGAGCAGGAGGGCCCACAGGCCTACAGGGGAGCCAGCAGCAG TTCTCTGGGTTCTTCTGGTGAGTCCGCCATCGGAAAACTCTTTGGATGTGAAGTTGAGAACAGCAGCCTGTGTCGCTGTGGCAAGGAGACGGTCCGCTCCTCCCTCTCGCTACTCTTCACCATGCATTACCCCGAACAGAACTCTCAAG aaaaaacagtaaaagaatATGACTTTGCTGAGATCTTGAAGAAAAGCATCTGTCTGGAGCAGAGCACTCAGGCGTGGTGTGAAAACTGTGAGAAGTATCAACCCACA GTTCAGACACGCAACATTCGATGTCTCCCAGATGTTCTGGTCATCAACTGTGAGGTAAACAGTGTTAAAGAGGCGGAATTCTGGAAGGTTCAGGCGGAG TACGCCTTCAATAAGGCCATGCAGAAAGAAGCAATGGAACCTCCAAAACCTAAAGAACCCCCGCCCATGCCCACCGAGTGGTGCTTGGA CGGGGAGGGCATTTGCAATATGGAGGGCATCACCTTCGACACGCGAGCAGAGGATCTGCGACACGTCTGGATCCCTCTGGCTCTCAAGATGTGCATCAGCAAAAGTCAGGGACTGGAGATCAGCAGCTggcctgaaggagaggag TTAAGTGatgctgaagaggaggagggcgCATCGGTCTACGACTTGGTGGTCACGGTGCCTCACATCCTGGACGCTCGCACAGGTGGAAACTTGGTTGCGCACATCAAAGTAGGAGAGACCTACCATATAAGAAAAGAG GGAGTCACACATCAGCAGTGGTACCTCTTCAATGATTTCCTAATTGAGCCAATTGACAAG aCTGAAGCTGCCCAGTTTGATGTGAGCTGGAAAGTGCCAGGCATTCTGTATTATGCCAAGAGGAACCACCACACCAAATACGACCTCCGCA TCAAAAATCCCATAGATGCCAGCGTGCTGCTGACGGAGGCCTCGTTGGCTCGGAAGCAGAGGAAGAGCCACGCCACTTTCATCCCCCTCATGGTCAGCGAGATGCCGCAGGCCGGAGACTTGGTGGGGCTGGACGCTGAGTTTGTCACACTCAACCAG GAAGAGGCGGAGCTTCGCAGTGACGGCACCAAGTCGACCATCAAGCCCAGTCAGATGTCCGTGGCCAGGATCACCTGTGTGAGGGGTCAGGGGCCCAACGAGGGGGTGCCCTTCATCGATGACTACATATCCACTCAGGAGCAG GTGGTCGACTATTTGACACAATATTCTGGCATCAAACCGGGAGACCTGGATGCAAAGATTTCCTCAAAGCATTTGACCACACTGAAGTCCACTTACCTAAAGCTGCGCTTCCTCATTGACACAGGAGTTCGCTTTGTTGGTCACGGCTTACAGAAGGACTTTCGGGTTATTAATTTACTG gTTCTGAAAGACCAAGTCGTTGACACCGTCTACCTGTTCCATTTACCCCGCAAAAGGATGATTTCTCTGAGATTTCTCGCCTGGTACTTTCTAG AACTCAGCATCCAGGGGGAAACCCACGACAGCATAGAGGATGCACGCACCGCTCTGCAGCTGTACAGGAAGTACCTGGAGCTGAGTCGCGGAGGGGGGAACGACGAAGTGAGGAAGGTCCTCAAGGGACTCTACGAAAAAGGTCGCCAGCTGGACTGGAAAGTCCCGGAATCGGAAACCGGAGATGGTCAAG GTGCTGctgtgtttccctctgtgatGGGGCTGTGA
- the nemp1 gene encoding nuclear envelope integral membrane protein 1 isoform X2: MSGSKSFCYKNSVVPTWRQTWTRIQVKVWSPNVFKVETVAGEEELQELDRFSVWGWFQGLLRERHNETTININLFSKKMCFKVDPADKTQYTVKPFRKFDIYLFLVFFAGATLFVFAGSLSRSQVFFYSAGMSTGLIASLIILFFILARFLPKKSPFYVLIVGGWSFSVYAIQLVFRNLGVILREHWNVALGYVTVVGFITFAVCYRYGPLVDAKSINILSWTLQLFGLLLIYLGIQIQQVAIAIIVAALFSKHLEYPVFLTVAAWRKMKRYIHWKPEPRRLLTEEEFQKQGEEETLRSLEELRKHCNSPEFSPWKTVSRLQSPKRFADFIEGSPHLMSNEVSVHVQEYGFGGSFFEDEFFDTDDEEEEDAIKPMMIPE, translated from the exons GTCAAAGTGTGGAGTCCAAACGTGTTTAAGGTGGAAACTGTTGCGggtgaggaggagctgcaggagctggACCGCTTCAGTGTCTGGGGCTGGTTTCAGGGCTTGTTACGTGAGCGGCACAATGAAACCACTATTAACATCAATCTGTTCAGCAAGAAGATGTGCTTCAAGGTCGATCCTGCTGACAAAACACAGTACACTGTCAAGCCCTTTCGTA AGTTTGATATCTatctgtttttggttttcttcGCTGGAGCtactttgtttgtctttgcagGATCACTCAGCAG GAGTCAAGTTTTCTTCTACTCTGCTGGTATGAGCACAGGCCTGATTGCCTCGCTCATCatcctctttttcattttggcacGCTTTTTGCCAAAG aAAAGCCCTTTTTATGTCTTGATTGTTGGCGGCTGGTCGTTTTCTGTGTACGCCATCCAACTTGTCTTCAGGAACCTCGGCGTAATTCTGCGGGAACACTGGAACGTGGCATTAG GTTATGTAACAGTGGTGGGATTCATCACTTTTGCTGTGTGTTACCGTTACGGTCCTCTGGTGGATGCGAAGAGCATTAACATCTTGTCATGGACGCTGCAGCTATTTGGCCTGCTCCTGATTTATTTAGGGATTCAAATTCAGCAAGTTGCCATCGCCATCATCGTGGCAGCTTTGTTCTCGAAACATCTGGAGTACCCAGTCTTTCTGACAGTTGCTGCATGGAG GAAAATGAAACGGTATATTCACTGGAAGCCGGAGCCACGTCGCCTGTTGACGGAGGAAGAGTTTCAAaagcagggggaggaggagacttTGCGTTCTCTGGAGGAGTTGAGGAAACATTGCAACAGCCCAGAGTTCAGCCCATGGAAGACAGTGTCCAGGCTTCAGTCCCCAAAAAG GTTTGCTGATTTCATCGAAGGGTCTCCTCACTTGATGTCAAATGAGGTGTCTGTTCACGTGCAGGAATACGGCTTTGGAGGATCCTTTTTTGAGGATGAGTTTTTTGACACAGacgacgaagaagaagaagacgctATTAAGCCTATGATGATACCGGAGTGA